A genomic stretch from Roseiconus lacunae includes:
- a CDS encoding ABC transporter ATP-binding protein, with translation MDKVDSSLSPQEHSQANEAICKVEAASKSYPQGDASVEALRSVGLSIKTGAFVAVMGASGSGKSTLLHLIAGLTSPTGGSVVVDGVDLSTLSDAALTRFRRERIGLIFQSFNLVPALNASDNILLPLMAGGMKDDRSANVKELASRLGIDHRLEHRPDSLSGGEQQRVAIARALITEPAVLLADEPTGSLDSTTGQSICKLLRDLCDQQGRTIILVTHEPSVAVWADQVVVLKDGQIIEEFPACEFQDAQSLAAHYQEILDEGLPSPQAVASTS, from the coding sequence ATGGATAAAGTTGATAGTTCGCTCTCACCCCAAGAACATTCGCAGGCCAACGAGGCGATTTGTAAAGTCGAGGCTGCTTCCAAGAGCTATCCGCAAGGTGATGCTTCGGTCGAAGCCCTACGATCTGTCGGGCTTTCGATTAAGACCGGGGCGTTCGTGGCGGTGATGGGGGCAAGCGGATCGGGGAAGAGTACGTTGTTGCACTTGATTGCCGGTTTAACGTCGCCAACGGGTGGTAGCGTAGTTGTCGACGGTGTCGATCTTTCGACGCTGTCAGACGCTGCGTTGACTCGCTTCCGTCGCGAACGGATTGGTTTGATCTTTCAATCCTTTAATCTCGTTCCCGCGTTGAACGCATCGGACAATATCCTTTTGCCGCTGATGGCTGGTGGGATGAAGGATGATCGATCCGCGAACGTCAAAGAACTCGCATCGCGATTGGGGATTGATCATCGATTAGAGCACCGCCCCGATTCGCTCAGCGGCGGCGAGCAACAGCGCGTCGCGATCGCGCGTGCGTTGATCACCGAGCCGGCGGTGTTATTGGCTGATGAACCAACAGGGAGCCTGGATTCAACCACCGGGCAATCGATCTGCAAACTGCTCCGCGATCTTTGCGATCAGCAGGGGCGAACAATCATTCTGGTCACCCATGAACCGAGCGTCGCCGTTTGGGCGGATCAGGTCGTGGTGCTTAAAGATGGACAGATCATTGAAGAGTTCCCGGCATGCGAATTTCAGGACGCGCAATCCTTAGCGGCCCACTATCAAGAGATCCTCGATGAGGGCTTGCCCAGCCCGCAGGCGGTGGCAAGCACGAGCTAA
- a CDS encoding DUF1559 domain-containing protein — protein sequence MDRIVCQSNSGTPAVPSCRRRQRHGFTLVELLVVIAIIGILVGLLLPAVQAAREAARRMSCSNNMKQIGLALHNYASVYRERFPNAGYAWPGGYPNDYSPMAKLLPFLEQQALTDLIDFDLYLGHPAIADIPEGLHEAAGTAVPSYLCPSDPESPTHIMTMPSGADLVIAGTNYAMNQGSGMDEVFHPSFDEADGLCWVGAKTRFASILDGTTHTLAFAESLRGPSGSPTTLAKNSNTTQVYRAALSADAATLTLLDNNDLEGLWPTIPSWNGNRLSFWLRGCSPDGPIMNGRLTPNATVPDTVRGSSKVTAARSHHTGGVTVGLCDGSVQFLTDSIDREVYHALWTRHGKETITNEIASH from the coding sequence ATGGATCGTATCGTTTGCCAATCAAATTCAGGAACACCTGCGGTTCCGTCCTGCCGAAGGCGTCAACGCCACGGCTTCACACTTGTCGAGCTTTTGGTCGTGATCGCGATCATTGGAATCCTGGTCGGGCTGCTATTGCCGGCCGTCCAGGCGGCTCGCGAAGCGGCGCGGCGAATGAGCTGTAGTAATAACATGAAGCAAATCGGGTTGGCCTTGCACAATTACGCTTCGGTTTATCGCGAGCGATTTCCGAATGCGGGGTATGCGTGGCCGGGCGGTTACCCGAACGATTACTCTCCCATGGCAAAGCTTCTGCCATTTCTCGAACAGCAAGCTTTGACGGATCTGATCGACTTCGATCTCTATCTCGGTCACCCAGCGATTGCGGATATTCCAGAAGGATTACACGAGGCGGCGGGGACAGCGGTTCCTTCGTACCTTTGTCCGAGTGATCCCGAAAGTCCCACGCACATCATGACAATGCCGTCAGGAGCCGATCTGGTGATCGCTGGCACGAACTATGCGATGAATCAAGGCAGCGGGATGGACGAAGTCTTTCACCCTAGTTTCGATGAAGCCGACGGGTTGTGCTGGGTCGGTGCAAAAACACGTTTCGCTTCTATCCTTGATGGTACCACGCATACTTTGGCATTCGCGGAATCGCTTCGCGGTCCGAGTGGATCACCGACCACCTTGGCCAAGAACAGCAACACCACACAGGTGTATCGCGCCGCTCTTTCTGCCGACGCCGCGACACTGACATTGTTGGATAACAATGACCTCGAAGGTTTGTGGCCGACGATTCCCAGTTGGAACGGCAATCGTCTTTCGTTCTGGCTGCGTGGGTGCTCACCCGACGGGCCGATCATGAACGGGCGTTTGACACCGAATGCGACTGTCCCGGACACCGTTCGTGGTTCATCGAAAGTCACCGCCGCACGGAGTCATCATACGGGCGGCGTGACGGTTGGGCTTTGCGATGGAAGCGTGCAATTCCTCACCGATTCAATCGATCGCGAGGTTTATCACGCACTATGGACTCGGCACGGCAAGGAAACGATTACGAACGAAATTGCCAGCCACTAA
- a CDS encoding PepSY-associated TM helix domain-containing protein: MSLTVTESADQVTDRPQPTKPRRKSKNRRAFWMRQFIAWHWISSAVSLVGMLMFAITGITLNHGSEIEAEPVRRFEAMTLSDDQLSKLESMPAEGTEVLPAELRDSLGEQLNFSLKDREAEYSADEVYLSMQSPGADAWLAIDRETGDVEFEETKRGWIAFFNDLHKGRHTGLVWKYFLDVFSVATIVFCLSGLLLLIMHAKRRAMTWPLVSLGFIGPLLLIILFMH, translated from the coding sequence GTGAGCCTTACCGTCACCGAATCTGCTGATCAGGTCACTGATCGTCCGCAGCCGACAAAGCCACGACGAAAGAGTAAAAACCGTCGTGCATTTTGGATGCGTCAGTTTATTGCCTGGCACTGGATCAGTTCGGCAGTCAGTTTGGTCGGGATGTTGATGTTTGCCATCACCGGCATCACGCTCAACCACGGTTCGGAGATCGAAGCCGAACCGGTGCGTCGATTCGAAGCAATGACGCTCTCTGATGACCAATTATCAAAGTTGGAGTCAATGCCTGCCGAGGGGACGGAAGTTTTGCCGGCCGAGTTGCGTGACTCGTTGGGCGAGCAACTCAATTTCAGTTTGAAAGATCGTGAGGCAGAGTATTCGGCCGACGAGGTCTACCTTTCGATGCAAAGCCCGGGAGCGGATGCTTGGCTTGCCATTGATCGGGAAACGGGCGACGTAGAGTTTGAGGAAACGAAGCGTGGTTGGATCGCATTCTTCAATGATCTTCACAAAGGCCGTCATACCGGTTTGGTCTGGAAGTATTTTCTGGATGTCTTCTCGGTGGCGACCATCGTTTTCTGTCTTAGCGGACTGTTGTTGCTAATCATGCATGCCAAACGGCGCGCGATGACGTGGCCCCTGGTTTCATTGGGGTTTATCGGGCCGCTTTTGCTGATCATCCTCTTCATGCATTGA
- a CDS encoding DUF2271 domain-containing protein codes for MRSLLVLLALASLMTARLSAADLTVNVEIPRLDVSEYHRPYVAIWIQTPERKVAANLAVWYQQSAGADGKGEKWLPDLRQWWRRSGRGLEMPVDGISGATRPAGKHELSFDGKGKHLSKLKPGKYTLVIEASREVGGRELVEIPFQWPAKSQATETRRGEEELGSVSLKLTP; via the coding sequence ATGAGATCGCTACTCGTCTTGTTGGCCCTCGCGTCGTTGATGACCGCGCGACTTTCAGCGGCGGATCTGACCGTCAACGTGGAAATCCCACGTTTAGATGTGTCAGAGTATCACCGTCCCTACGTCGCCATCTGGATCCAAACCCCCGAACGAAAAGTCGCCGCGAATCTTGCCGTTTGGTACCAGCAAAGCGCCGGCGCCGACGGCAAGGGAGAAAAGTGGCTCCCCGATTTACGGCAATGGTGGCGCCGTTCCGGTCGCGGTCTTGAAATGCCCGTCGATGGGATTTCCGGTGCGACGCGTCCGGCGGGAAAGCACGAGTTATCGTTCGATGGAAAAGGGAAACATCTGTCGAAGCTTAAGCCCGGCAAATACACCTTAGTCATCGAGGCATCACGTGAAGTCGGTGGCCGCGAGTTGGTCGAAATTCCATTTCAGTGGCCGGCAAAATCGCAGGCGACCGAAACCCGCCGAGGAGAAGAAGAGTTGGGATCCGTTTCCTTGAAACTGACCCCTTAG
- a CDS encoding DUF4198 domain-containing protein — protein sequence MIRSVVFSATVFVALITTTQAHKVWLRPSQTSLSGNDPWVTVDAAVSNDLFYFNHFPLGLDNLVIIDPNGNQVEGQNQSTGKYRSVFDVQLKEKGTYRIAIVNQGLFASWEHDGQRRRWRGRASDFASALPEGATNVNVTESVGRIETFVTNGAPTETALEPTGKGIELIPVTHPNDLYAEEEGTFQLLVNGKPAAGLEVEIIQGATRYRNSQDTVHVTSDDEGKIKYTWPEAGMYWLSTSKSDSDTSIPNATQRRLSYAGTVEVLPQ from the coding sequence ATGATCCGTTCCGTTGTTTTTTCTGCCACGGTCTTTGTCGCCTTAATCACGACGACCCAAGCTCACAAAGTTTGGTTGCGTCCCTCACAAACCTCACTCTCGGGCAATGATCCCTGGGTAACCGTCGACGCGGCAGTGTCCAATGACCTGTTTTATTTCAACCACTTCCCTCTCGGGTTGGACAATTTGGTGATCATTGATCCCAATGGAAACCAAGTCGAGGGCCAAAACCAGAGCACCGGCAAGTACCGAAGTGTTTTCGATGTTCAGCTCAAGGAAAAAGGCACCTACCGAATCGCAATCGTGAATCAAGGATTGTTTGCAAGTTGGGAACACGACGGTCAGCGTCGACGATGGCGTGGTAGAGCGAGTGACTTCGCTTCTGCGCTACCCGAAGGTGCGACGAACGTCAACGTGACAGAATCGGTCGGGCGGATCGAGACATTTGTGACCAACGGTGCTCCGACGGAAACCGCTTTGGAGCCGACCGGGAAAGGAATCGAACTGATCCCGGTGACTCACCCGAACGATCTGTATGCCGAAGAAGAAGGGACCTTCCAATTGTTGGTCAATGGTAAACCAGCCGCCGGATTGGAAGTTGAAATCATCCAGGGAGCAACTCGTTACCGCAACTCGCAAGATACCGTGCATGTCACATCGGATGACGAGGGCAAGATCAAATACACATGGCCCGAAGCCGGGATGTACTGGTTGTCGACGTCGAAATCTGATTCAGATACGTCGATTCCCAATGCGACTCAGCGACGTCTAAGCTACGCCGGAACCGTCGAAGTCTTGCCGCAGTAA
- a CDS encoding hybrid sensor histidine kinase/response regulator, with product MDQSQTLPEVKRPLQKQLLRSHLSIATFGLIGLLIILMLQLNLRQRTFDLTNERAPAAQASMQIVAGVQESLAALRGWIVAGNPQFKGERLSAWNDSISPSIKALHEIQAQSGQTDSDETLRRVEKQLQSLRETQWWIEDVAHTPGNEPYTLFYAEHVLPISHSIFESTSQLVDLENQRDSGARVAILGPLVNFRGSFVRCKDILQQFSDQEGMIDQDRHRRQLKVCQRQLQSLKKLHDRFEPEQQELVKIVDAEFTAYQSVATELIDPERPRPWNVARHRLNSEAIPIATEVTNILKQISEHHLTTMNAESETVTNLSNLVAIISVITTILLTLASATSANWIASRLASPIVELTEAASRVGQGNLDTPVPVESDDELGLLAYQFNVMRIQLANESRALERAKGILQRKERLLQEIFSSAAVAMLMVDQNGRIALTNQQSELLFGYPAGGLLGNSILNLLPEEFCESNFFVQTDNSIDGVRDFCPIKQELFAQGRNGYQIPVEVGLTPIQTGSERYHLCVIVNLTERRRQERLLIESREAALQASRAKSDFLANMSHEIRTPMNAIIGLTHLVLDTSLDELQRDYLDTVSDSAEALLKVINDILDFSRIEAGKLELDRYDFALPDLVGDTLKTFAVKADEKKLELTCRIASNVPEVVIGDAGRTRQILLNLIGNAIKFTATGHVLVEVTIDDADLVPSSHVKVQFSVTDTGVGIPHEHLQRIFENFEQVDTSTTRQFGGTGLGLSIASRLANAMAGNISVESDVNRGSTFRFSAIFERSESTSIPPWRLLISKLKSTRVLIVDDHEMNLIILREMLETHGVEVDTACSAFDGLKKLRDSVDADFDYEIILSDLNMPQLDGYQFATAVAQENQYYSRLPLILLTSSGFTDNDTDLEQCNIAGRLTKPIKQSELYELIVRTLDIRDDSDSEESTELGKNGLETDVSISPIDRDPASHLRPLKILLAEDSLPNRKLAMAILDASGHRVDVAMNGLQAVQAVQLQTYDVVLMDVQMPEMDGFEATAAIRELDELRNYHTPIVALTAHALTGDRERCLNAGMDNYVSKPVNPIQLFRAIGEAIGLDSQSSTNPRSDIEHSTSSITSSRPSQTSLMDDFKPSGVPEIPWPELLDHVGGQTERLCEITKAYALEIKLVSEGLSFSLTTNDADETSRYAHKLKNAIRFFQQSDTLKFVQVLEKAPAEVNLRAAQDAYDQLAPRIETLLTAVEDHLRSLELPHEL from the coding sequence ATGGATCAAAGCCAGACTTTGCCAGAGGTCAAACGACCTCTTCAAAAGCAACTTCTTCGCTCGCATCTGTCGATCGCGACGTTCGGTTTGATCGGTCTTTTGATCATCCTGATGCTTCAGTTAAATCTGCGACAGCGAACGTTCGATTTGACGAATGAACGCGCCCCCGCTGCCCAAGCGTCGATGCAAATTGTTGCCGGCGTCCAAGAATCCCTCGCGGCGTTGCGCGGTTGGATCGTCGCAGGTAATCCGCAATTTAAAGGCGAAAGACTTTCCGCCTGGAACGATTCGATTTCGCCTTCGATCAAGGCACTCCATGAAATCCAGGCTCAATCGGGCCAAACAGATTCTGACGAAACACTTCGACGAGTCGAAAAGCAGCTACAGAGCCTACGCGAAACACAATGGTGGATTGAAGACGTAGCACACACCCCTGGAAACGAACCATACACACTTTTTTATGCCGAGCACGTTCTTCCGATCAGTCACTCGATTTTCGAGTCAACATCGCAACTAGTTGACCTGGAAAACCAACGCGACTCGGGAGCCCGGGTGGCGATCCTTGGACCGCTGGTTAATTTCCGCGGAAGCTTTGTCCGATGCAAAGACATCCTTCAGCAGTTTTCCGACCAAGAGGGGATGATCGACCAAGACCGACATCGGCGTCAGCTAAAAGTGTGCCAGCGACAACTTCAATCGCTAAAAAAACTCCATGACCGTTTCGAGCCCGAGCAGCAGGAATTGGTAAAGATCGTCGATGCTGAATTTACCGCCTACCAATCCGTGGCCACCGAGCTGATCGATCCCGAACGACCACGCCCATGGAATGTCGCGAGACACCGCCTGAACTCGGAAGCAATCCCGATTGCGACCGAAGTGACCAACATCTTGAAACAAATCAGCGAGCATCATTTGACGACAATGAACGCGGAGTCGGAGACGGTCACTAACCTGAGCAATCTTGTCGCAATCATTTCGGTGATCACGACAATTCTGCTAACCCTTGCATCGGCGACAAGTGCCAACTGGATTGCCTCTCGGCTGGCGTCTCCTATCGTCGAATTGACAGAAGCAGCGTCCCGTGTCGGACAAGGTAACCTTGATACACCAGTCCCCGTCGAATCCGACGATGAATTGGGGCTACTGGCTTATCAATTTAACGTTATGAGAATCCAATTGGCCAACGAGAGCCGCGCGCTCGAGAGAGCCAAGGGGATTCTTCAACGAAAAGAACGACTGCTGCAAGAAATCTTCAGCTCTGCTGCGGTCGCAATGTTGATGGTCGACCAGAACGGGCGTATCGCCCTTACCAATCAACAATCCGAACTACTCTTCGGCTACCCGGCAGGAGGCTTACTCGGGAATTCAATCCTGAATCTTCTGCCGGAGGAGTTTTGCGAATCCAACTTCTTCGTTCAAACCGACAATAGCATCGACGGCGTACGCGATTTTTGTCCGATCAAGCAAGAGCTATTTGCTCAAGGCCGAAACGGTTATCAAATCCCCGTCGAAGTCGGACTGACTCCGATTCAAACCGGTAGCGAGCGATACCACCTGTGCGTCATCGTGAACTTGACCGAGCGCCGACGACAAGAACGACTGTTGATCGAGTCACGTGAAGCCGCCCTACAGGCCTCGCGAGCGAAGAGTGATTTCCTGGCAAACATGAGTCATGAAATCCGTACCCCTATGAATGCGATCATCGGTTTGACCCATTTGGTTCTCGACACGTCACTTGATGAATTGCAACGAGATTACTTGGATACGGTGTCTGATTCCGCTGAAGCGTTGCTCAAAGTGATAAATGACATCTTAGATTTTTCAAGGATCGAAGCAGGCAAACTGGAACTCGATCGCTATGACTTCGCCCTCCCCGATCTTGTCGGCGACACACTGAAAACGTTTGCGGTCAAGGCGGATGAAAAGAAACTGGAATTGACCTGTCGAATCGCCAGCAATGTTCCCGAGGTGGTGATCGGGGATGCGGGACGAACCCGACAAATCCTGCTCAATTTAATCGGCAATGCGATCAAGTTCACCGCCACGGGACATGTCCTTGTCGAAGTCACTATCGACGATGCTGACCTTGTTCCATCGAGTCACGTTAAGGTTCAATTCAGCGTGACTGATACCGGAGTCGGAATCCCACACGAACACTTGCAGCGAATATTCGAAAACTTCGAACAAGTCGACACATCGACCACGCGACAATTCGGTGGAACCGGCCTAGGGCTTTCGATTGCTTCACGTCTGGCTAACGCGATGGCTGGCAACATTTCCGTCGAGAGCGATGTCAATCGCGGCAGCACGTTCCGATTCTCAGCGATATTTGAACGAAGCGAATCGACGTCGATCCCACCTTGGCGGTTGCTGATTTCCAAACTGAAGTCAACGCGAGTTCTCATCGTGGACGATCACGAAATGAATCTGATCATTTTGCGTGAGATGCTCGAAACCCACGGCGTTGAAGTGGACACCGCATGCAGTGCCTTCGATGGATTGAAAAAACTACGTGACAGCGTCGACGCAGATTTCGACTACGAAATCATCCTATCGGATTTGAATATGCCGCAGCTCGACGGCTATCAATTCGCAACTGCGGTCGCTCAGGAGAACCAATACTATTCACGGCTCCCGTTGATCCTGCTGACATCGTCAGGATTCACGGATAACGACACTGACCTTGAACAATGCAATATTGCGGGTCGACTGACGAAGCCGATCAAACAGTCAGAGCTGTATGAATTGATTGTGCGAACTCTTGACATACGTGACGATAGCGACTCAGAAGAATCCACGGAGCTTGGGAAAAACGGTTTGGAAACCGACGTTTCCATCTCGCCGATCGATCGCGATCCGGCCTCTCATCTTCGCCCGCTGAAAATCCTTCTTGCCGAAGATAGTTTGCCAAACCGAAAGCTTGCCATGGCGATCCTAGACGCCTCCGGTCATCGCGTCGATGTCGCGATGAATGGGCTGCAAGCGGTACAAGCGGTGCAATTGCAAACCTACGACGTCGTCTTAATGGACGTGCAGATGCCCGAAATGGATGGCTTCGAAGCCACCGCGGCTATCCGAGAACTTGACGAATTAAGAAACTACCATACCCCGATTGTTGCCCTGACCGCTCATGCACTTACCGGCGACCGTGAGCGGTGCCTCAACGCGGGAATGGATAATTACGTCTCTAAACCAGTCAATCCAATTCAGCTCTTCCGAGCGATCGGAGAAGCGATCGGACTGGACTCGCAGTCATCGACGAATCCCCGTTCTGACATCGAACACTCGACTTCATCTATCACATCATCGCGGCCGTCCCAAACGAGTCTCATGGACGATTTCAAACCCAGCGGGGTGCCGGAGATCCCATGGCCTGAGTTACTCGACCACGTCGGTGGACAAACCGAACGTCTGTGTGAAATTACCAAAGCTTATGCATTAGAAATCAAACTGGTTTCTGAAGGACTGTCATTCTCACTGACCACCAACGATGCAGATGAGACAAGTCGTTACGCTCATAAATTAAAGAATGCGATCCGCTTTTTCCAGCAATCCGACACATTGAAATTCGTACAAGTTCTGGAGAAAGCCCCCGCGGAAGTAAACCTACGTGCCGCGCAAGATGCCTACGACCAACTCGCGCCGCGGATTGAAACCCTGCTGACAGCCGTCGAAGATCATTTACGATCGCTCGAGCTGCCGCACGAATTGTGA
- a CDS encoding hybrid sensor histidine kinase/response regulator produces MLLIDDSLGDAMLMKSMIEQTTLDDVEVTHESSSLGGLERLAHGMFDCLLLDYSIDELNGLELLSKIRSRHTFLPVVMVTGNGSESIAVMSLKEGAQDYVSKPQLTPESVERAICNAIDKMAMATEIADKQRELESFAQIAGHDLRSPISILRRYAELLLKSDSKQLDEDTTSCIKTIHNNATYALSTLDGLLEYARSGRKSNDFEVVDLNGVVAEVIDVLHLEIADTLATISVGELPAIEGDRRALRQLFQNLITNAIKFCKERSPEVTIESANASADQWTVTVRDNGIGIASENYERIFAPFKRLNLINEFEGSGIGLAICNRIVQQHQGSIDVESELGIGSTFKLVFPNVNALTYA; encoded by the coding sequence GTGCTCTTGATCGACGACAGCCTTGGCGATGCCATGCTGATGAAATCGATGATCGAGCAGACAACATTAGATGATGTCGAGGTGACTCACGAGTCGAGTTCACTTGGCGGGCTTGAACGTCTTGCCCATGGCATGTTTGATTGCTTATTGCTTGACTATTCGATTGACGAGCTCAACGGATTAGAACTCCTTTCTAAAATCCGATCGCGACACACATTCTTGCCCGTTGTGATGGTCACCGGCAATGGTAGTGAATCGATTGCGGTCATGTCCCTTAAAGAAGGCGCACAAGATTACGTCAGCAAGCCACAGTTGACTCCGGAGTCAGTCGAACGTGCGATCTGCAATGCGATCGACAAAATGGCAATGGCAACCGAAATTGCAGACAAACAACGCGAACTCGAGAGCTTTGCACAGATCGCGGGGCATGACCTAAGAAGTCCCATTTCGATCCTACGACGCTATGCCGAGCTATTGCTCAAAAGCGATTCGAAACAGCTTGACGAGGATACAACAAGTTGCATCAAGACGATTCATAACAATGCGACTTATGCCTTGTCGACACTCGATGGGCTACTTGAGTACGCTCGATCTGGCCGCAAATCAAATGATTTTGAAGTAGTCGATCTCAATGGCGTAGTCGCGGAAGTGATTGATGTACTTCACCTTGAGATCGCCGATACTCTCGCAACGATTTCTGTCGGCGAATTACCTGCCATCGAAGGCGACCGCAGGGCGCTTAGGCAGTTATTTCAGAATCTGATCACCAATGCGATCAAATTTTGCAAAGAGCGATCTCCTGAAGTCACGATTGAGTCGGCAAATGCCTCAGCCGATCAATGGACAGTCACAGTACGTGACAACGGGATTGGAATCGCGAGCGAAAATTATGAGCGCATCTTTGCCCCCTTCAAACGATTGAATTTGATCAACGAATTTGAAGGTAGCGGAATCGGCTTGGCGATCTGCAATCGAATCGTCCAACAACACCAAGGTTCGATCGACGTCGAATCTGAATTGGGCATCGGCAGCACGTTCAAACTCGTGTTTCCTAACGTGAATGCTCTGACTTACGCCTAA
- a CDS encoding DUF4465 domain-containing protein: MPSTFAETVIDFESFPLGPESYFNGPTGNATAEETHYWWGSQTEQVGTFMVDEIQLSNRSSAFSWGGFAISNVTDNTTPGFSNQYSAYPGSGAGGSQNYAVAFGNRDVETTRFIDENFVFDRNNVDHLKQLPSIYLPENASAHSVAVTNTTYGYLSMRDGDAFAKKFGGIDGTDSDYLTLSIYGLDETDSTLDASIEFNLADFRFASESEDYILGDWAQLDLSPLADARSLHFNLSSSDIGDDGMNTPAYFAIDNFQITAIPEPSAAVAIAGLCVAGTLRRRKRRNPA, translated from the coding sequence GTGCCTTCAACGTTTGCCGAAACAGTGATTGACTTTGAATCATTTCCGCTCGGCCCGGAAAGCTATTTCAACGGGCCAACGGGCAATGCGACCGCCGAAGAAACGCACTACTGGTGGGGGTCTCAGACAGAGCAGGTGGGTACGTTTATGGTCGATGAGATCCAGCTCTCAAATCGCAGTTCAGCTTTTAGCTGGGGCGGCTTTGCGATTAGCAATGTCACTGACAATACGACACCAGGCTTCTCCAATCAGTACAGCGCGTACCCAGGGTCAGGCGCCGGTGGGTCGCAAAATTATGCCGTCGCATTCGGCAATCGTGACGTCGAGACAACTCGATTCATTGATGAGAACTTCGTTTTCGATCGCAACAACGTCGACCATCTCAAACAGCTTCCGAGTATCTATCTACCCGAAAATGCCAGCGCGCATAGCGTCGCGGTTACCAACACGACCTATGGCTATCTTTCGATGCGAGACGGCGATGCATTTGCAAAAAAGTTTGGTGGCATCGACGGGACCGACTCCGACTACTTGACATTATCCATCTACGGGCTTGATGAAACCGATTCGACGCTCGATGCATCCATTGAGTTCAATCTCGCGGACTTTCGATTCGCCTCCGAAAGCGAAGACTACATTCTTGGCGATTGGGCACAACTTGACCTCTCACCTTTGGCAGACGCCCGCAGCTTGCATTTCAACCTTAGTTCGTCCGACATAGGCGATGACGGGATGAACACACCTGCCTATTTTGCAATCGACAACTTTCAAATCACCGCGATCCCTGAACCTAGTGCTGCTGTTGCGATCGCCGGACTTTGCGTCGCGGGAACCCTTCGTCGGCGCAAACGCCGAAACCCCGCCTAG
- a CDS encoding DUF1559 domain-containing protein, whose translation MASNTRPGFTLVELLVVIAIIGMLIAMLLPAVQSVREAARRVQCLNNEKQLGLGILNYHSAYKRLPYGGAGFASMTNWALRMRWRPSWGTTILPFIEQQSLYEKLDPAIPYLHPDNHAGGQQVVPTYLCPSAPKATLTRPNGDSPSSTLQFGRTDYAGNYGERSLRCYPSRNCQNNYSDIGIGDAVGRGVMLFGKDHQIGLRDILDGTTHTIVCGEAPEGLHSIWIGHKNLFDQSAPISEHVSPGSPWDSCSAMLASRNGDFCDFGQEFHSYHVGGSHFLMADGSARFVTQSLDLQILSALLSRRGGEVITDY comes from the coding sequence ATGGCCTCAAACACTCGGCCAGGATTCACTTTGGTCGAATTATTGGTCGTGATTGCGATCATCGGGATGTTGATTGCGATGTTACTTCCGGCAGTGCAGTCTGTTCGCGAAGCGGCGCGGCGAGTCCAGTGCTTGAACAATGAAAAGCAACTCGGGCTTGGTATTCTAAATTATCACTCCGCCTACAAGCGACTTCCGTATGGCGGTGCTGGCTTCGCGAGCATGACCAATTGGGCGTTGCGGATGCGATGGCGTCCAAGCTGGGGCACGACGATATTGCCGTTTATTGAACAGCAATCGCTTTACGAAAAACTTGATCCGGCGATCCCTTACCTGCACCCCGACAATCATGCCGGCGGACAGCAAGTGGTGCCAACCTATTTGTGTCCTTCGGCACCAAAGGCAACGTTGACGCGTCCCAACGGCGACTCTCCATCGTCAACATTGCAATTCGGGCGAACCGATTACGCCGGTAACTATGGCGAACGATCGTTGCGTTGCTATCCATCGCGAAACTGCCAGAACAATTATTCCGATATTGGTATCGGCGATGCGGTAGGACGTGGTGTGATGCTATTCGGAAAAGACCATCAGATTGGATTGCGAGACATTTTGGATGGAACGACGCACACGATCGTTTGCGGAGAAGCTCCCGAAGGCCTGCATTCCATTTGGATCGGGCACAAAAATCTGTTCGACCAAAGTGCACCGATCAGTGAACATGTCTCGCCGGGATCCCCATGGGACTCATGTTCAGCCATGCTGGCCAGTCGCAACGGTGACTTCTGTGATTTTGGCCAAGAGTTTCATAGCTATCACGTCGGCGGTTCTCATTTCCTAATGGCAGATGGCTCCGCCCGGTTCGTCACGCAAAGCTTGGATCTGCAAATCCTATCCGCACTGCTCTCTCGCCGGGGTGGTGAGGTGATCACCGACTACTAA